One window of the Candidatus Tisiphia endosymbiont of Sialis lutaria genome contains the following:
- the rpe gene encoding ribulose-phosphate 3-epimerase, which produces MKVIKIAPSLLSADFANLQKEINSLEKAGADMIHIDVMDGHFVPNLTFGPPIIKALRSHTALPFDIHLMINNPEYSIKEYASSGADIITIHPETTIHLDRTLDIIQNLGVKVGVALLPSTNPNSIDYIIDKVDLILVMTVNPGFSGQKFIENQLEKIKIISEKIKNSNKTILLSVDGGINNITGKNCINAGADILVSGNFIFQSKNYQKQIDLLRH; this is translated from the coding sequence GTGAAAGTAATTAAGATCGCACCTTCATTGCTATCAGCCGATTTTGCTAATTTACAAAAAGAAATCAATTCTTTGGAAAAAGCGGGGGCTGATATGATCCATATAGACGTTATGGATGGTCATTTTGTACCTAACTTAACATTTGGACCTCCTATAATAAAAGCCTTAAGATCTCATACTGCATTGCCGTTTGATATACATTTAATGATTAATAACCCAGAATATTCGATTAAAGAATATGCTAGTAGTGGGGCAGATATTATCACTATCCATCCTGAAACAACTATTCATCTTGACCGAACTTTAGACATTATTCAAAATTTAGGAGTAAAAGTCGGAGTGGCACTGCTTCCTTCCACCAACCCAAATTCTATAGATTATATTATTGATAAAGTAGATTTGATTTTAGTAATGACTGTAAATCCCGGGTTTTCTGGTCAAAAATTTATAGAGAATCAGTTAGAGAAAATCAAAATTATTTCAGAAAAAATCAAAAATTCCAACAAAACTATATTACTTTCTGTAGATGGAGGAATAAATAATATTACCGGTAAAAATTGCATCAACGCAGGAGCTGATATTTTAGTATCAGGTAATTTTATTTTTCAATCAAAAAATTATCAAAAACAAATAGATTTACTAAGACATTAA